The Cannabis sativa cultivar Pink pepper isolate KNU-18-1 unplaced genomic scaffold, ASM2916894v1 Contig3, whole genome shotgun sequence genome window below encodes:
- the LOC133033169 gene encoding COBRA-like protein 7: MGNHNPNNNSTNYSILFYLFKIILIWCASPTLLSQAQPQQTPSSSKCNGVFLSYAYTGGRPIPPTVVDQIIDQPYRFESTLTLLNNGLDELKSWKVFLGFQHREVLVSASDSVIILQLDEGGEASSSSVLFPAQVGNGVVLGGSVLKDLKSAVDTAGDGKQTGVVIQLVGTQFGVGTPDVPMPLNISLANHGYFCPTPTTQGNNEMHLCCTRDPIKEKDTNFEEEIQTNGEKGDVVITYDVIGSYDTNYLAQVTISNHNPLSRLENWKLSWEWTKGEFIYSMKGAYPILIDSRDCIFGPQGQYYKDMDFSTVLSCNRRPTIIDLPPTRANDSTLGMIPFCCRNGTILSPLMDSTKSISAFQMEVYKMPPDLNRTQLNPPQNWKINGTWGPEFQCGSPIKVSPTRFPEPSGLPTESTSIATWQVVCSIKKIREVNPKCCVSFSAFSNDSVVPCRTCACGCNRNPTKTCNPTEPSLLLRPKTLLLPSENRTEEALEWAKIKGLDVPELLPCVDNCGININWHLDSDFKGGWTARMTLLNWDKTEHVDWFAAVELGESGPGFEKAYSFNATFVPGSNDNIIFMKALKGLNYLHGADNGANQKKGLKVAGKQQSVIMFSKKKTPDLDLGGVHGFPTRVLFNGEECVLPTTFPTNDNQRKGMVVKKSIFFSLLFVMAYLLL, from the exons ATGGGTAATCACAATCCTAATAATAACAGCACTAATTATAGTATCTTATTctatttattcaaaataatattaatatggtGTGCATCACCAACGTTGTTGTCCCAAGCCCAACCCCAGCAAACACCATCTTCTAGTAAGTGCAATGGTGTTTTCTTATCGTACGCCTACACTGGAGGCCGTCCCATCCCACCAACAGTAGTGGACCAAATAATAGACCAGCCGTACAGGTTCGAATCCACGTTGACGCTACTAAACAACGGCCTTGATGAGCTCAAATCATGGAAGGTGTTCTTGGGTTTTCAGCACCGCGAAGTTCTGGTCTCTGCTTCTGACTCTGTAATAATATTACAATTGGACGAGGGAGGAGAAGCTTCATCATCATCAGTACTCTTCCCTGCTCAAGTTGGAAACGGTGTCGTTCTTGGTGGCTCAGTATTGAAGGACCTCAAGTCAGCTGTTGACACTGCCGGTGATGGTAAACAGACAGGTGTCGTGATCCAATTGGTTGGTACTCAATTTGGAGTTGGGACCCCTGATGTTCCCATGCCACTCAATATCTCCCTTGCCAATCACGGTTATTTCTGTCCGACTCCCACTACCCAAG GGAACAATGAGATGCATTTATGTTGCACCAGAGATCCAATTAAAGAGAAAGATACTAATTTTGAAGAGGAAATTCAAACTAATGGTGAAAAGGGTGATGTTGTTATTACATACGACGTAATTGGTTCATACGACACAAATTATTTGGCACAAGTCACAATCTCAAACCACAACCCACTCAGTCGTTTAGAGAATTGGAAACTGAGTTGGGAATGGACAAAGGGCGAGTTCATTTACTCCATGAAAGGAGCTTATCCCATACTTATCGACTCAAGAGACTGTATATTCGGACCACAAGGTCAGTACTACAAAGATATGGATTTTTCTACTGTCTTGAGCTGCAACAGAAGACCCACTATCATCGATCTCCCACCAACAAGAGCAAACGATTCAACACTCGGAATGATTCCCTTCTGTTGCCGGAATGGAACAATTCTCTCACCGCTAATGGATTCAACCAAATCCATTTCTGCTTTTCAAATGGAAGTCTACAAAATGCCACCGGACTTGAACCGAACTCAGCTCAACCCACCTCAGAATTGGAAGATCAATGGCACTTGGGGACCCGAATTCCAATGCGGTTCGCCGATTAAAGTGAGCCCAACTCGATTCCCTGAACCATCTGGTTTACCAACGGAATCGACATCTATTGCTACTTGGCAAGTTGTTTGTAGTATCAAAAAGATTAGAGAAGTAAACCCAAAATGTTGTGTTTCCTTCTCAGCTTTCTCCAATGATTCAGTTGTCCCTTGTAGAACTTGCGCTTGTGGTTGTAATCGAAACCCCACAAAGACTTGTAACCCAACTGAGCCATCTTTACTTCTTCGGCCCAAAACTCTGCTTCTGCCATCGGAGAATCGAACCGAAGAAGCCTTGGAATGGGCCAAGATCAAAGGCTTGGATGTCCCGGAATTATTACCCTGCGTCGACAATTGTGGGATCAACATAAACTGGCATTTGGATTCGGATTTCAAGGGTGGCTGGACGGCGAGAATGACTCTGCTCAACTGGGATAAAACAGAGCATGTGGATTGGTTTGCAGCGGTGGAGTTGGGGGAATCTGGACCTGGGTTTGAAAAGGCTTATTCCTTCAATGCAACCTTCGTTCCAGGCTCAAACGACAATATTATCTTCATGAAAGCTTTAAAGGGACTGAATTATCTTCATGGAGCTGACAATGGTGCCAATCAAAAGAAAGGTTTGAAGGTGGCTGGTAAACAACAGTCGGTTATTATGTTCAGCAAGAAGAAGACTCCAGATTTGGATTTGGGTGGCGTACATGGGTTTCCGACAAGGGTTTTGTTTAACGGCGAGGAATGTGTACTTCCGACAACTTTTCCCACAAACGATAATCAAAGGAAAGGTATGGTTGTGAAGAAGAGCATCTTTTTTAGCCTTTTGTTTGTTATGGCTTATTTGTTAttgtag